Proteins from a single region of Desulfobacter postgatei 2ac9:
- a CDS encoding Hsp20/alpha crystallin family protein, with product MDRSQEIAKQEEKNIEKTKELYEATPAVDIYENEDEILIYADMPGVVKDDISVDIDNGTLSISGVRKLPVTGPVTYEEFSNAQYVRNFSVPQTIDVEKVEAELKNGVLRLHLPKSEAAKPRQIEIKSA from the coding sequence ATGGATAGGAGCCAGGAGATAGCTAAACAGGAAGAAAAAAATATTGAAAAAACCAAAGAATTATATGAAGCAACCCCTGCCGTTGATATTTATGAAAATGAGGATGAAATACTTATCTACGCCGACATGCCCGGGGTTGTAAAAGACGATATATCTGTTGATATAGACAACGGCACCTTATCAATATCCGGTGTCAGGAAATTGCCTGTAACCGGTCCGGTCACCTACGAAGAGTTCTCAAATGCTCAATATGTAAGAAATTTTTCTGTCCCCCAGACAATTGATGTTGAAAAAGTTGAGGCTGAACTGAAAAACGGTGTATTACGGCTGCATCTGCCAAAGTCTGAGGCAGCCAAACCCAGACAGATTGAGATAAAAAGCGCATAA
- a CDS encoding Hsp20/alpha crystallin family protein — protein sequence MFTRISDLDRLFGSMNLLQKRLDNLYGDYEKSSGYRWGFEQTAPRTNLYENGDNFEIRAEVTGLKKDDLNVKIQGNYLEISGQRKSDAPENYKIHRTERGIGSFSRSFTLPADVDSTKVEATLKDGVLYLILPKHEAAKPKKISII from the coding sequence ATGTTTACAAGAATCAGTGATCTTGACAGATTGTTCGGGAGCATGAACCTTCTTCAAAAAAGACTGGATAATCTTTACGGCGACTATGAAAAATCATCCGGTTACAGATGGGGATTTGAACAAACTGCTCCCCGGACCAACCTCTATGAAAATGGAGACAATTTTGAAATAAGGGCGGAAGTGACGGGACTTAAAAAAGACGACTTGAATGTAAAAATTCAGGGGAACTATCTTGAAATCAGCGGGCAAAGGAAATCCGATGCACCTGAAAATTATAAAATCCATAGAACGGAACGGGGTATCGGGTCTTTTTCCAGAAGTTTTACATTACCGGCAGATGTTGATTCCACCAAAGTTGAGGCCACATTGAAAGACGGTGTGTTGTACCTTATCCTTCCCAAGCATGAGGCGGCAAAACCCAAAAAAATCAGCATCATCTAA
- a CDS encoding serpin family protein codes for MKKVFVPFFILFIGVFILTSIAFCTDQHCDGCDMSTEHLISEIYVATFGRAPANAGLNYWAESVDTGYFTIDQVAQSFFDQPETKEKLPEALSNSEFITNIFDNVLNRAPADAGLTYWVDALDSGEIRRDQAIMAIINGAKSATGSSEDAATLAKKTEIGLLFAYSDVGSMTDDESFMDWAANIISSAANDDFDVEEAEEYIAELLSDIEVQLKIVKSSASYDDFPNYDSADMEELVNGFSDYTFDFYHQASADESLQDKNIFFSTYSIENALAMTWAGAKNNTADEMADSLHFTLPSSSFHSTLNALNVDINSRDDTDPFFIGGDAFQLNLVNAVWSNIGYPFLASYLDILAQNYDAGVHTLDFSGQPDASRLVINRWVEDQTNEKIKDLLPEGSILSDTAVVLTNAIYFKASWCSQFDEGATIPGDFTRLDNSTVSSQMMHQTVRTRFFQSEDFDAVELPYVSPHDESQYSQELSMLLIAPHNGRFDSVESALDNNFIQSILSSLSIGDVELTLPKFEFDCEIRCKQIMRNLGMIDAFIPYAADFSNMVDPEDSTPYIDEIYHKAFIAVDEKGTEAAAATAVVVDVVAAYESVSISMDRPFIFLIRDDFTGTILFMGRVIDPSL; via the coding sequence ATGAAGAAAGTTTTTGTTCCGTTTTTCATTCTATTCATCGGAGTTTTCATTTTGACTTCCATTGCTTTTTGTACAGATCAGCATTGTGATGGTTGTGATATGAGTACGGAACATCTTATTTCAGAAATTTATGTAGCAACTTTTGGAAGGGCACCCGCGAATGCTGGTTTGAACTACTGGGCTGAATCAGTTGACACAGGGTATTTTACCATTGATCAAGTTGCACAATCCTTTTTTGACCAACCTGAAACTAAAGAAAAACTTCCAGAAGCGTTAAGCAATTCAGAGTTTATTACTAATATTTTTGATAATGTATTGAACCGCGCTCCAGCTGACGCGGGCTTAACTTATTGGGTGGACGCACTGGACAGTGGAGAGATACGGCGTGACCAGGCTATTATGGCTATCATTAATGGTGCAAAGTCCGCAACTGGAAGTTCCGAAGATGCCGCTACGTTAGCTAAAAAGACTGAAATCGGACTTCTTTTTGCTTATTCTGACGTAGGATCTATGACTGATGACGAGAGTTTTATGGATTGGGCAGCCAATATTATAAGTTCTGCGGCAAATGATGATTTTGATGTAGAAGAGGCAGAAGAGTATATTGCAGAATTGTTATCTGATATTGAGGTACAGCTCAAAATTGTAAAATCATCTGCCTCTTATGACGATTTTCCAAATTATGATTCTGCTGATATGGAGGAATTGGTAAATGGATTTTCTGACTATACCTTTGATTTTTATCACCAGGCCTCAGCAGATGAAAGTCTCCAGGATAAGAACATATTTTTTTCAACCTATAGCATAGAAAACGCCCTTGCCATGACCTGGGCCGGTGCAAAAAATAATACCGCCGATGAGATGGCAGACAGTCTGCACTTTACACTTCCGTCAAGCAGTTTTCATTCCACACTGAACGCTCTGAATGTGGATATAAACAGCCGGGATGATACCGACCCCTTCTTCATAGGGGGGGATGCTTTTCAGCTCAATTTAGTCAATGCGGTATGGAGCAATATTGGATACCCCTTTCTCGCCTCCTACCTTGATATTTTAGCACAAAACTATGATGCCGGTGTCCACACCCTTGATTTTTCAGGACAGCCTGATGCCTCACGATTGGTAATTAATCGGTGGGTGGAAGATCAGACTAATGAAAAAATTAAAGATCTGCTCCCTGAAGGTTCAATTTTATCGGATACAGCAGTGGTTCTAACCAATGCCATTTATTTTAAGGCATCCTGGTGCTCTCAATTTGATGAGGGAGCTACAATTCCAGGTGATTTTACACGTCTTGATAATTCTACCGTATCATCACAAATGATGCATCAGACGGTACGCACCAGGTTTTTTCAAAGTGAAGATTTTGATGCTGTTGAGCTGCCCTATGTGAGTCCGCACGATGAATCTCAATATTCCCAGGAGCTTTCCATGCTTTTAATTGCTCCCCATAACGGCAGATTTGATTCAGTTGAAAGCGCTCTTGATAATAATTTTATCCAATCTATTCTTTCATCTTTGTCCATAGGGGATGTTGAATTGACTTTGCCGAAGTTTGAGTTTGATTGCGAAATACGTTGTAAACAAATCATGCGCAATTTAGGCATGATTGATGCCTTTATTCCATATGCAGCAGATTTCAGCAATATGGTTGACCCCGAAGATTCAACGCCATATATTGATGAAATTTATCATAAAGCCTTTATTGCCGTTGATGAGAAAGGCACGGAAGCCGCTGCTGCAACAGCCGTTGTTGTGGATGTAGTTGCAGCATATGAGTCGGTAAGCATCTCTATGGATAGACCATTTATCTTTTTGATACGGGATGATTTTACAGGAACCATCCTGTTCATGGGTAGAGTAATTGATCCATCTCTATAA
- a CDS encoding radical SAM protein, translating to MKKQTVAFSRQSTNLFFHILTRCNLRCAHCYINRDQHGSNTLSLDTIKAWLGIFSSKAKDTNLIFLGGEPTLHPDLASAIGIAESMGFKSITIDTNGFLFHNILDKITPNQIDFFSFSLDGVSKRINDAIRGEGCFDAVMSGISRAVEKGFSCSMIYTVSEKNIHEVPKLPELVKDLGISRFFIQVVGMRGETENTDARHQVSKSIWQKTIPKTAEQIAEQGIIVTYPKVFLTHEETFECAANVADNYFIFPNGRVYQCPLCEDFPFHSYEIINNQLMPRPKINEKDLFSLQIPEGCVMNKLIQPGNLSYDDNEFPRYKIACCMLKEELYP from the coding sequence ATGAAAAAACAAACCGTTGCATTTTCAAGGCAGAGCACCAATCTGTTTTTCCACATACTGACACGATGCAATCTGCGTTGTGCCCACTGCTATATCAACCGAGACCAGCACGGAAGCAACACCCTTTCCCTGGATACGATCAAGGCGTGGCTTGGTATCTTTTCTTCCAAAGCAAAGGATACCAACCTGATTTTTTTAGGGGGTGAACCCACGCTTCACCCCGATCTTGCTTCAGCCATAGGCATAGCCGAATCCATGGGATTCAAATCCATCACCATTGATACCAACGGTTTTTTATTTCACAACATCCTGGACAAGATCACACCCAATCAGATTGACTTTTTTTCATTTTCCCTGGATGGTGTCAGCAAGAGAATCAATGATGCCATCAGAGGAGAGGGATGCTTTGATGCCGTCATGTCCGGTATCAGCCGTGCTGTGGAAAAAGGTTTTTCCTGCTCAATGATCTATACGGTCTCTGAAAAAAACATTCATGAGGTCCCAAAGCTTCCTGAATTGGTAAAGGATCTCGGTATTTCACGATTTTTTATCCAGGTGGTGGGTATGCGGGGCGAAACGGAAAACACGGATGCAAGGCACCAGGTATCAAAATCAATCTGGCAGAAAACCATTCCAAAAACGGCGGAACAGATTGCAGAACAGGGAATTATCGTTACCTACCCCAAGGTGTTCCTTACCCATGAAGAAACCTTTGAATGTGCTGCCAATGTGGCGGACAACTATTTTATCTTCCCCAACGGACGGGTGTATCAATGTCCTTTATGTGAGGATTTTCCCTTTCATTCCTATGAAATAATAAACAATCAACTTATGCCTCGTCCAAAAATCAATGAAAAGGATCTTTTCTCTTTGCAGATTCCCGAAGGTTGTGTAATGAACAAATTAATACAGCCGGGAAATCTCTCCTACGATGATAATGAATTCCCCCGCTATAAAATCGCCTGTTGTATGCTCAAGGAGGAATTATACCCTTAA
- the carB gene encoding carbamoyl-phosphate synthase large subunit — translation MPKRNDIHKILIIGAGPIIISQACEFDYSGTQACKALKEEGFEVVLINSNPATIMTDPETADRVYIEPVTAETLCKVIEIERPDAVLPTLGGQTALNTTIDAAKTGIFERYNIELIGASIDAINKAEDRELFRDAMNKIGLRIPKSGFAVNMTEVEEVAQQIGFPIIVRPSFTLGGTGGGVAYNMEELANLAKSGLDASLITQVMLEESVLGWKEFELEVMRDHADNVVIICSIENIDAMGVHTGDSITVAPAQTLSDKEYQALRDASIAIIREIGVDTGGSNVQFAVNPDNGDIIVVEMNPRVSRSSALASKATGFPIAKIAAKLAVGYTLDEIPNDITGETMACFEPSIDYCVVKIPRWTFEKFPETDDILTTAMKSVGETMSIGRTFKEALQKGLRSLEIGRAGFGADGKDPAPGSVAGMDLEYKLSTPNSQRIFYIKYAIEHGMPITMIHDLTDIDPWFLYQMKQIVDLEKQLKLAGMNLPKDLFEKAKKYGFSDTQLAYLSGGLTDKQIEQKRKDLGIVPVYKLVDTCAAEFRAVTPYYYSTYESECEARVSDKKKVIILGGGPNRIGQGIEFDYCCVHASFALREEGVESIMVNSNPETVSTDYDTSDKLYFEPLTREDVLHIVEKEKPFGVIVQFGGQTPLNLATDLQKAGVPIIGTSPESIDRAEDRDLFAAMLKKLGLRQPDNGIAYSYQEAVKVARDIGYPVMVRPSFVLGGRAMKIVYDEKDLESYFELAVQASPDKPVLIDKFLEEAFELDVDAISDGEDTIIGGMMEHIEEAGIHSGDSACVLPPYSIEAHHIKEMSDAAKAIAKELNVKGLMNIQFGIMNDTVYIIEVNPRASRTIPFVSKAIGVPLAKLATKVMLGKTLKELGVTTEVIPPYYCVKEAVMPFDRFENVDPVLGPEMKSTGEVMGIDKDLGAAVAKAQFAAGQKLPKEGTVFISVQDKDKKAALPVAKCFHDMGFTIMATRGTVTFLEENKIPSTFVKKVSAGRPHVVDAVKNGEIQLILNTGASSQTQRDGYEIRRAAIKYKIPYATTTDGARAISLAIQAMKKENLTVKPLQYYHQEIKH, via the coding sequence ATGCCAAAGCGTAACGACATCCACAAAATTCTGATCATTGGTGCCGGCCCGATCATCATCAGCCAGGCCTGCGAGTTTGACTATTCCGGCACCCAGGCCTGCAAGGCCTTAAAGGAAGAAGGATTTGAAGTTGTCCTGATCAACTCCAATCCGGCCACCATCATGACCGACCCTGAAACAGCCGACCGGGTCTATATTGAGCCGGTGACGGCTGAAACCCTGTGCAAGGTCATTGAGATTGAACGTCCCGATGCGGTGCTGCCCACCCTTGGGGGTCAGACTGCCCTGAACACCACCATTGATGCAGCCAAAACAGGGATATTTGAACGCTATAATATTGAGCTGATCGGTGCCTCCATTGACGCCATCAACAAGGCCGAAGACCGCGAACTGTTCCGGGATGCCATGAATAAAATCGGTTTGAGAATTCCAAAATCCGGGTTTGCCGTCAATATGACTGAAGTGGAAGAGGTGGCCCAGCAGATCGGATTTCCCATTATTGTCCGGCCAAGCTTTACCCTGGGCGGAACCGGCGGCGGTGTGGCCTACAACATGGAAGAGCTTGCAAATCTTGCCAAGTCCGGCCTTGACGCCTCCCTGATCACCCAGGTGATGCTTGAGGAGTCTGTTCTGGGGTGGAAGGAGTTCGAGCTGGAGGTAATGCGGGACCACGCGGACAACGTGGTGATCATCTGCTCCATTGAGAATATTGACGCCATGGGGGTTCACACCGGCGATTCCATTACCGTGGCCCCGGCCCAGACCCTGTCCGACAAAGAATACCAGGCCCTGCGGGATGCCTCCATTGCCATCATCAGGGAGATCGGCGTAGACACGGGCGGCTCCAATGTTCAATTTGCCGTGAACCCGGATAACGGGGATATTATCGTGGTTGAAATGAACCCCAGGGTATCCAGGTCTTCCGCTCTTGCCTCCAAGGCCACGGGCTTTCCCATTGCCAAAATTGCAGCCAAGCTTGCCGTAGGGTATACCCTAGATGAGATTCCCAATGATATCACCGGCGAAACCATGGCCTGCTTTGAGCCGTCCATTGACTATTGTGTGGTCAAAATTCCGCGCTGGACCTTTGAAAAATTTCCCGAAACAGACGACATACTGACCACTGCCATGAAATCCGTGGGCGAAACCATGTCCATCGGCAGAACATTTAAAGAGGCACTTCAAAAAGGTCTGCGCTCCCTTGAAATCGGCCGGGCCGGTTTTGGTGCCGACGGAAAAGACCCTGCTCCCGGATCTGTGGCGGGTATGGATCTGGAATACAAATTATCCACCCCTAATTCCCAGCGGATTTTTTACATCAAATACGCCATTGAACACGGCATGCCCATCACCATGATCCATGATCTCACCGATATTGATCCATGGTTTCTGTACCAGATGAAGCAGATTGTCGACCTTGAAAAGCAGTTGAAACTGGCCGGTATGAACCTGCCAAAGGATCTTTTTGAAAAGGCAAAAAAATACGGGTTCTCCGACACGCAGCTGGCCTATCTGTCCGGGGGGCTGACAGACAAGCAGATCGAACAGAAACGAAAAGATTTAGGCATTGTTCCGGTATATAAACTTGTGGACACCTGTGCTGCGGAATTCAGGGCCGTTACCCCTTACTACTACTCCACCTATGAAAGCGAATGCGAAGCCCGGGTGTCGGACAAGAAAAAGGTGATCATCCTGGGCGGCGGTCCCAACCGTATCGGCCAGGGTATTGAGTTTGATTACTGCTGTGTTCATGCCTCCTTTGCCTTAAGGGAAGAAGGGGTTGAATCCATCATGGTCAATTCCAACCCGGAAACGGTCTCCACGGACTATGACACCTCGGACAAGCTCTACTTTGAACCGTTGACCCGGGAAGATGTGCTTCACATCGTGGAAAAGGAAAAACCCTTTGGGGTGATTGTCCAGTTCGGGGGCCAGACACCGTTGAACCTTGCCACGGACCTTCAAAAAGCAGGGGTTCCCATCATCGGCACAAGTCCGGAAAGCATAGACCGCGCCGAAGATAGGGATCTTTTTGCGGCCATGCTTAAAAAACTGGGCCTTCGCCAGCCGGATAACGGCATTGCATATTCCTACCAAGAAGCCGTGAAAGTGGCCAGGGATATCGGATACCCGGTCATGGTTCGCCCCTCCTTTGTGCTGGGCGGCCGGGCCATGAAAATCGTCTATGATGAAAAGGATCTGGAATCCTATTTTGAACTGGCGGTCCAGGCATCCCCGGACAAGCCCGTACTCATTGACAAGTTTCTGGAAGAAGCCTTTGAGCTGGATGTGGACGCCATTTCCGACGGTGAAGACACCATTATCGGCGGCATGATGGAACATATTGAAGAGGCAGGTATCCATTCCGGAGATTCCGCCTGTGTGCTGCCGCCCTATTCCATTGAAGCGCACCACATCAAAGAGATGTCTGATGCGGCAAAAGCCATTGCCAAAGAACTTAATGTCAAGGGTCTGATGAACATCCAGTTCGGGATTATGAATGACACGGTGTACATCATTGAAGTCAATCCCAGGGCATCCCGGACCATCCCCTTTGTCTCCAAGGCGATCGGTGTGCCTCTGGCCAAACTGGCCACCAAGGTGATGCTGGGAAAAACCTTAAAAGAACTTGGGGTGACCACCGAAGTTATCCCGCCCTATTATTGTGTCAAAGAAGCAGTAATGCCCTTTGACCGCTTTGAAAACGTCGATCCTGTTCTTGGGCCGGAGATGAAATCCACAGGCGAAGTCATGGGCATTGATAAAGATCTTGGCGCAGCTGTGGCCAAAGCTCAGTTTGCTGCCGGACAGAAACTGCCCAAGGAAGGCACTGTATTTATCTCCGTCCAGGACAAGGATAAAAAGGCGGCACTGCCTGTGGCAAAATGTTTCCATGACATGGGATTCACCATCATGGCCACCCGGGGAACCGTCACATTCCTGGAAGAAAACAAAATTCCATCCACATTTGTAAAAAAAGTATCCGCAGGCCGACCCCATGTGGTGGATGCCGTGAAAAACGGTGAAATCCAGCTTATATTAAATACAGGCGCCTCCAGCCAGACCCAAAGAGACGGCTATGAAATTCGCAGGGCCGCCATTAAATATAAAATACCTTATGCCACCACCACGGACGGGGCCCGGGCCATCAGCCTGGCCATCCAGGCCATGAAAAAAGAGAACCTGACGGTTAAGCCACTCCAGTATTATCACCAGGAAATTAAGCATTGA
- the carA gene encoding glutamine-hydrolyzing carbamoyl-phosphate synthase small subunit, whose protein sequence is MKALLALEDGRTFSCTSFTGPGEAQGEVVFNTSMTGYQEILTDPSYYGQMVTMTYPLIGNYGVCPEDVESDRIHVAAFIVKEYQPFPSNFRSKGTLADYLIKSHILGIEDLDTRALTRHIRKSGAMRAMISTTDLDPESLVARARLIPSMEGSDLVGYVTTRKPYFWKDNSPDYVDAKSLEDPSIWRHKGTKHSVVALDFGIKYNIIRCLENAGCEVLVVPAKTDAQTIKYLNPDGIFLSNGPGDPEPLTYIVETIRELLEHFPVFGICLGMQLLGLAMGGKTMKIKFGHRGGNQPVKNIDTGKVEITSQNHGFAVDLNTLDKNKCRLTHINLNEYSLEGLKNDTIRAFAVQYHPEASPGPHDAAYLFNQFAKVMENAKA, encoded by the coding sequence ATGAAAGCATTGTTAGCCCTGGAAGATGGAAGAACATTTTCCTGCACAAGTTTTACAGGGCCGGGGGAAGCCCAGGGAGAGGTGGTGTTCAACACCAGCATGACCGGGTACCAGGAAATTTTGACCGACCCGTCCTATTACGGGCAGATGGTCACCATGACCTATCCGCTCATAGGCAATTACGGCGTGTGTCCGGAAGATGTTGAATCAGACCGTATTCATGTGGCAGCCTTCATTGTCAAAGAATACCAACCGTTTCCAAGCAATTTCAGATCAAAGGGAACTCTTGCCGACTATCTGATAAAATCCCATATCCTGGGCATTGAGGACCTTGATACAAGAGCGCTTACCCGGCATATACGAAAATCGGGTGCCATGCGCGCCATGATCTCCACCACGGATCTGGACCCTGAATCCCTTGTGGCCCGGGCAAGATTAATCCCTTCCATGGAAGGATCAGATCTGGTTGGATATGTCACAACCCGAAAACCCTATTTCTGGAAAGACAACTCTCCCGATTATGTGGATGCCAAAAGCCTTGAAGACCCCTCTATATGGCGCCACAAAGGCACAAAACATTCTGTTGTGGCCCTGGATTTCGGCATTAAATACAATATCATCCGCTGTCTTGAAAACGCAGGATGTGAGGTGCTGGTGGTTCCGGCAAAAACCGATGCCCAGACCATAAAATACCTGAACCCGGACGGTATTTTCCTGTCCAACGGCCCCGGCGACCCTGAACCTTTGACCTATATCGTGGAAACCATACGCGAACTTCTCGAACATTTTCCCGTCTTTGGTATATGCCTTGGCATGCAGCTTTTAGGTCTTGCCATGGGCGGTAAAACCATGAAGATTAAATTCGGCCACAGGGGCGGCAATCAGCCGGTGAAGAATATAGATACCGGAAAAGTCGAGATTACCTCCCAGAACCACGGATTTGCAGTGGATCTCAATACCCTTGACAAAAACAAGTGCCGGCTGACCCACATCAACCTGAACGAATACTCCCTGGAAGGGCTCAAAAATGATACCATCCGGGCGTTTGCCGTCCAGTATCACCCCGAAGCCTCCCCGGGCCCCCATGATGCGGCCTATCTTTTTAACCAGTTTGCAAAAGTGATGGAAAATGCCAAAGCGTAA
- the purF gene encoding amidophosphoribosyltransferase gives MNTTHPNCSTCPVFTPSERPKDECGVFGLYKHPEAAQITYFGLYALQHRGQESAGISVNRGINDKIFSHKGMGLVPEIFNMDDLKRIEGGSAIGHVRYSTTGDSVLANAQPFVVNHRHRSYALAHNGNLVNAHIIREELEEQGSIFQTTMDSEVFLHLFIKNLIKGDYESAILKAVSKLEGAYSMILLTCKGEIIGMKDPNGFRPLALGKLNGHYVLASETCAFDLIQAEFIRELAPGEIVIISEDGIKSIKHPNAAAKKSLCIFEYIYFARPDSTIDGKNVYEMRKAHGRRLAQESHVDADLVMPFPDSGNYAAIGYAAESGIPFEMAMIRNHYVGRSFIQPTQSMRDFAVRVKLNPVRELIKGKDIIIVEDSIIRGTTAKTRVKALKELGAGKIHMRVSCPPHKFPCYYGIDFSSKGELIAAQKPLDELTEYLGLDSLHYLSIEGMLEASGVNDPEANFCKACFDGTYPVPFDPNFTKQCMG, from the coding sequence ATGAATACGACCCACCCAAATTGTTCGACCTGCCCCGTTTTTACGCCCAGTGAACGTCCCAAAGATGAATGTGGGGTTTTTGGCCTTTACAAACACCCGGAAGCGGCCCAAATTACCTACTTCGGGCTTTATGCGCTTCAACACAGGGGCCAGGAAAGTGCGGGCATCTCCGTGAACCGGGGGATTAATGATAAAATTTTCTCCCATAAAGGCATGGGACTTGTACCGGAAATTTTCAACATGGACGACCTTAAACGCATTGAAGGCGGGTCTGCCATCGGCCATGTCCGGTACTCCACGACGGGAGATTCCGTTCTGGCCAATGCCCAGCCTTTTGTGGTGAACCATCGGCACCGCTCCTATGCCCTGGCTCACAATGGTAATCTGGTCAACGCCCACATCATCCGCGAAGAACTTGAGGAACAGGGCTCCATCTTCCAGACCACCATGGATTCGGAAGTGTTTCTGCACCTGTTTATTAAAAACCTTATAAAGGGCGATTATGAATCAGCCATATTAAAGGCCGTCTCAAAGCTTGAAGGCGCCTATTCCATGATTCTTCTGACCTGTAAGGGCGAAATTATCGGCATGAAAGACCCCAACGGATTCCGCCCCCTGGCCCTTGGAAAACTCAACGGGCACTATGTACTGGCATCTGAAACCTGTGCCTTTGACCTGATCCAGGCTGAATTCATCCGGGAACTGGCCCCCGGTGAAATCGTTATTATCAGTGAAGACGGCATCAAGAGTATCAAACATCCCAATGCAGCTGCCAAAAAATCCTTGTGCATATTTGAATATATCTATTTTGCCCGGCCTGACTCCACCATTGACGGCAAAAACGTCTATGAAATGAGAAAGGCACATGGAAGGCGTCTGGCCCAGGAATCCCATGTGGATGCAGACCTGGTCATGCCGTTCCCCGATTCCGGCAACTATGCGGCCATCGGCTATGCCGCAGAATCTGGAATCCCCTTTGAAATGGCTATGATACGCAACCACTATGTGGGCAGAAGTTTTATCCAGCCCACCCAGTCCATGCGGGATTTTGCGGTGCGGGTGAAACTGAACCCGGTACGGGAACTGATAAAAGGTAAAGATATTATCATTGTTGAAGATTCCATTATCCGGGGCACCACGGCCAAAACCCGTGTGAAAGCACTAAAGGAGTTGGGAGCCGGAAAAATACACATGCGGGTATCTTGTCCGCCTCATAAGTTCCCCTGTTACTACGGCATTGATTTTTCATCCAAGGGAGAGTTGATTGCGGCTCAGAAACCCTTGGATGAACTGACCGAATACCTTGGATTGGATTCCCTGCATTACCTGTCCATTGAAGGCATGCTCGAAGCCTCCGGAGTCAATGACCCTGAAGCCAATTTCTGCAAGGCCTGCTTTGACGGTACATACCCTGTGCCCTTTGATCCCAATTTTACCAAACAGTGCATGGGATAA